In Pedobacter sp. SL55, the following proteins share a genomic window:
- a CDS encoding UbiX family flavin prenyltransferase, with product MQKKKKIVVAITGASGAIYAKLLLDNLRLLKEQIDKVGVVMSDNAKEVWRYELGNDDYNKYDFDFYAKMDFNAPFASGSAKYDTMIIVPCSMGALGRIAHGISNDLISRAADVILKERRKLIAVVRDTPFSLIHLNNMKMVTKAGGIICPANPSFYSLPKTIEEVAQTVVDRVIDLAGLEKASYRWND from the coding sequence ATGCAAAAAAAGAAGAAAATTGTTGTAGCCATTACTGGTGCCAGTGGCGCCATATATGCTAAACTATTGCTAGATAACTTAAGGTTATTGAAAGAGCAGATAGATAAAGTTGGTGTGGTAATGTCTGATAATGCGAAAGAAGTATGGCGTTACGAATTAGGTAATGATGATTACAATAAGTACGATTTTGATTTTTATGCAAAAATGGATTTCAATGCACCTTTTGCATCGGGTTCTGCTAAATACGATACGATGATTATTGTGCCTTGCTCAATGGGAGCCTTAGGACGCATTGCCCATGGCATTTCGAACGATCTAATTTCTCGTGCTGCCGACGTAATTTTAAAGGAACGTAGAAAACTTATTGCTGTAGTTAGAGATACCCCGTTTAGTCTAATCCACCTAAATAACATGAAAATGGTAACCAAAGCGGGAGGAATAATTTGTCCGGCAAACCCCTCTTTTTACAGCTTACCTAAAACAATTGAAGAGGTAGCGCAAACTGTGGTAGATAGAGTAATTGATTTGGCTGGTTTAGAGAAAGCCAGTTATCGTTGGAACGATTAA
- a CDS encoding NUDIX hydrolase gives MAQKYRIYINDNTLFITHELPVQVDKIQQIEVEGFDFVLFYEKLKISKKKNYLLLTKNPTAVFKKIRNDLTVIKAAGGLVTNAKGEFLFIFRNKKWDLPKGKVDKGEKVKDAAVREVEEECGVKIEKRNDRICKTYHVYEMGGELILKRTSWYHMTVKGSPKLVPQVEEGITEAVWIAPHEIKAKIKNTYALITDVLKKEKLV, from the coding sequence ATGGCGCAAAAATACAGAATTTATATTAACGATAATACTTTGTTTATAACTCATGAACTCCCTGTTCAGGTAGATAAGATACAACAGATTGAAGTAGAGGGTTTTGATTTTGTTTTGTTTTACGAAAAACTAAAAATAAGTAAGAAAAAGAATTATTTGTTGTTAACAAAAAATCCAACAGCGGTATTTAAAAAGATAAGAAATGATTTGACGGTAATTAAAGCTGCTGGAGGTTTGGTAACCAACGCAAAAGGAGAGTTTCTTTTCATTTTTAGGAATAAAAAGTGGGATTTACCTAAGGGAAAGGTAGATAAAGGCGAAAAAGTGAAAGATGCCGCAGTACGTGAAGTAGAAGAAGAGTGTGGCGTTAAAATAGAAAAACGTAACGATAGGATTTGTAAAACCTACCATGTTTACGAAATGGGTGGCGAATTGATTTTGAAAAGAACTAGTTGGTACCACATGACAGTGAAGGGTAGCCCCAAGTTAGTGCCACAGGTTGAAGAAGGGATTACCGAAGCAGTTTGGATAGCTCCGCATGAAATTAAAGCTAAAATAAAAAATACCTATGCCTTAATCACAGATGTTTTAAAGAAAGAGAAGTTAGTTTGA
- a CDS encoding SRPBCC family protein, translating to MTIIESNAEINLPVEKVYQFLADLNNHQQLMPDNIYNWVSTADTASFTIQNMAKLAIHISERVENEKLIALPTEKSPFDLSLQWTVKDNGNGTTIATHTISADLNMMMKMLAAGPLQKLADHQTTKLKKILG from the coding sequence ATGACAATCATTGAAAGTAACGCCGAAATTAATTTGCCAGTAGAAAAAGTTTATCAGTTTCTAGCAGATTTAAACAACCATCAGCAATTGATGCCCGATAATATCTACAATTGGGTATCAACCGCAGATACAGCTAGCTTTACCATCCAAAATATGGCTAAATTAGCAATTCACATCTCCGAAAGAGTAGAAAACGAAAAGCTAATTGCCTTACCTACAGAAAAATCACCGTTCGACTTGTCTCTACAGTGGACAGTTAAAGACAACGGAAATGGCACAACAATTGCCACGCATACCATATCAGCAGATTTAAATATGATGATGAAAATGTTAGCCGCAGGCCCATTGCAAAAACTTGCCGATCATCAGACAACAAAACTGAAAAAAATTTTAGGTTAA
- a CDS encoding sensor histidine kinase → MMMFNRIWQARLLILDGQLQKAFPLVKQLIADAQLNGNTDTEINARFLMVGYENINPRMALEHCYSAYDAANRSGYSYLEIYILNNALAIAKRINDKDEMIKVYEKLDKSMSQDWEKSRKFMGDYVKYNAIQTDNLVLSKKATQITLWLIIISFLSIVIVLSIYLVMLRQKKKVTEQLAALDEATKMQVMAMEEAKYQAVREEQQRLGQDLHDGLSSSIAAIKYQLEVLIMDAESNELKSKLTKLRIETERAYTAARNKSHEWFVQADGQHEQSFEKQIKLLTEISLPDNRYTKHILIDDNSLAGVDMDTRISLLRIIQGAVTNIIKHAKAKCVNILIYEEENTLLLNISDDGIGLGKDRSAGLKSNIGLQSIFRRAKLLNGQAQINSNDKGTEIIVSIPLTLNG, encoded by the coding sequence ATGATGATGTTTAATAGGATATGGCAAGCACGCTTATTGATTTTAGATGGACAATTACAAAAAGCTTTTCCTTTAGTAAAACAGTTGATTGCGGATGCGCAACTTAATGGAAATACAGATACGGAAATTAACGCCAGATTTCTAATGGTTGGTTATGAAAATATTAACCCTAGGATGGCATTAGAACACTGCTATAGTGCTTATGATGCCGCAAATAGAAGTGGCTATAGTTACTTAGAGATTTATATTTTAAATAATGCCTTAGCTATAGCCAAAAGAATTAATGATAAGGACGAGATGATTAAAGTGTATGAGAAGTTGGATAAATCCATGTCTCAAGATTGGGAAAAATCTCGGAAGTTTATGGGCGATTACGTGAAATACAATGCTATACAGACTGACAATCTTGTTTTAAGTAAAAAAGCCACACAAATTACTCTTTGGTTAATCATTATCTCGTTTTTATCAATAGTTATTGTACTCAGCATTTATTTGGTAATGCTACGCCAAAAAAAGAAGGTAACTGAGCAATTGGCCGCCTTAGACGAAGCTACTAAGATGCAGGTTATGGCAATGGAGGAGGCGAAATATCAGGCAGTAAGAGAAGAGCAACAAAGATTGGGACAGGACCTACATGATGGCTTGTCTTCGTCAATTGCAGCTATAAAGTATCAGTTAGAGGTATTGATAATGGATGCCGAAAGTAATGAATTAAAATCTAAGTTAACTAAGTTACGGATTGAAACAGAAAGAGCTTACACGGCAGCTCGTAACAAAAGCCACGAGTGGTTTGTACAGGCTGATGGGCAGCACGAGCAGTCTTTTGAAAAGCAGATTAAGTTACTTACCGAAATCTCCCTACCAGATAATCGTTATACCAAGCATATTTTAATAGACGATAATTCGCTAGCGGGTGTGGACATGGATACCAGAATTTCGCTACTTCGTATCATACAAGGTGCGGTAACCAATATCATTAAGCATGCTAAGGCAAAATGTGTAAATATCTTGATTTACGAAGAAGAAAACACTTTGCTGTTAAACATTAGCGACGATGGAATTGGATTGGGCAAGGATAGATCAGCTGGCCTGAAATCAAACATTGGTTTGCAGTCTATTTTTCGTCGTGCCAAACTTCTCAATGGTCAAGCACAAATCAACTCAAATGATAAAGGTACCGAAATAATTGTTTCCATTCCGTTAACTTTAAATGGTTAA
- a CDS encoding restriction endonuclease, with the protein MKPNKDWQGYEHIVKYFYQALGRLNGVKILGYGNSCRIKGKSDSSYQIDVLTQTTIKDNSSRTAIECKYLNKKVGRDVVLKLSALLEDTGIEKGIIVSKNGFTKEALKYAEHKSIRLAELYDYKKYEVGKDAINIANITLNLNFTLTRPEILSVKVDDVELKSTSTILGPIWYGNIQTNSKPPVGL; encoded by the coding sequence TTGAAACCTAACAAAGACTGGCAAGGTTACGAGCACATCGTAAAGTACTTCTATCAAGCCCTTGGACGCTTAAATGGTGTTAAAATACTCGGCTATGGTAATTCCTGTAGGATCAAGGGCAAATCAGACTCTAGTTATCAAATAGATGTTTTAACTCAGACAACTATCAAGGATAATTCCTCTCGTACAGCAATAGAATGTAAATACCTTAATAAGAAAGTCGGCAGAGATGTAGTATTGAAATTGAGTGCTTTGCTTGAAGATACAGGTATTGAAAAAGGCATTATCGTCTCAAAGAATGGTTTTACTAAAGAGGCGCTGAAATACGCTGAACATAAGAGCATTCGATTGGCGGAGCTATATGATTATAAGAAATACGAAGTAGGAAAGGATGCTATCAATATTGCAAATATAACATTGAACTTAAATTTTACTTTGACTAGACCCGAAATATTGAGCGTAAAAGTAGATGATGTAGAGCTTAAATCTACTTCTACTATTCTAGGGCCAATCTGGTATGGTAATATACAAACTAATAGCAAACCTCCTGTTGGATTGTAA
- a CDS encoding D-alanine--D-alanine ligase yields the protein MKKTIALLTGGTTGEWVVSVKSAATIAQNIDTTKYEVYKIMLTENGWFYEPADSVKIEIDKNDFSLTIKGKKIVFDGVFIAIHGSPGEDGKLQGYFDMLGIPYTTCNALTSSITMNKGYTKAIVNGIKNLNVAKSLQLFKEDYSVEEVKSQLKLPLFVKPNNGGSSIGMSKVKNFDDLQTALDKAFNEDTQVLVEEFVEGREFSIGVFKTKGKIVVLPTTEVKTKNEFFDFDAKYTLGVTEEITPGDMNEEEKARVEQVVADVYVKLNCRGVVRIDYFLEHGTGKFYFIEINTIPGQTATSFIPQQVAAMGMKLQDFYTQVLEETI from the coding sequence ATGAAAAAAACCATTGCGTTACTAACAGGAGGAACAACGGGAGAATGGGTTGTGTCCGTTAAAAGTGCTGCAACTATTGCCCAGAACATAGATACAACAAAATACGAAGTATATAAAATTATGCTTACCGAAAATGGATGGTTTTATGAACCTGCAGATTCGGTAAAAATAGAAATAGATAAAAATGATTTCTCTTTAACTATTAAAGGAAAAAAAATTGTTTTTGATGGCGTATTTATTGCTATTCATGGCTCGCCAGGCGAAGACGGCAAGTTGCAAGGTTATTTCGATATGTTGGGGATTCCTTACACCACGTGCAATGCCTTAACCAGTTCAATTACTATGAATAAAGGTTATACAAAAGCGATTGTAAATGGAATAAAGAATTTAAACGTTGCTAAATCTTTACAGCTGTTTAAGGAAGATTATAGTGTAGAAGAGGTAAAATCGCAGTTGAAATTACCTTTGTTTGTAAAACCTAATAATGGAGGTAGCAGTATTGGTATGAGCAAGGTTAAAAACTTTGATGACTTACAAACTGCCCTAGATAAAGCTTTTAATGAAGATACCCAAGTGCTGGTTGAGGAGTTTGTAGAAGGTAGAGAGTTCTCTATCGGTGTTTTTAAAACTAAAGGAAAGATTGTGGTTTTGCCAACTACCGAAGTAAAAACCAAAAATGAGTTCTTCGATTTTGATGCCAAATATACCCTAGGTGTAACCGAAGAAATTACCCCTGGAGATATGAATGAAGAAGAGAAGGCTAGGGTAGAGCAAGTTGTGGCCGATGTTTATGTGAAATTGAACTGCCGTGGCGTGGTTCGTATCGATTATTTCTTGGAACACGGTACAGGTAAATTCTACTTTATCGAAATCAATACTATTCCTGGACAAACAGCTACAAGTTTTATTCCTCAACAGGTAGCAGCAATGGGTATGAAATTGCAAGATTTTTATACACAGGTGTTGGAGGAGACTATTTAG
- the mltG gene encoding endolytic transglycosylase MltG produces MKTNQNNKKTLKVAAVILAIVLAVGGYFSFKFYSIYFAPNVTANQKYLYVKTGFVFEDLVTDLRNKEVLNDIGKFWEAAEKMNLQGVLKPGKYRLKEGMNNRTLINMLKAGNQEAVKLKFQNIRKIDGLASLLAKNLEPDSVAFMRLLDSAAYVEKFGFNTETVYTMFIPNTYEMWWNTSPEQFFKKMNDEYLKFWNDERRKKAAAVGLDPIKATILASIVDAEALYDKEMPTIAGLYLNRLERGILLQADPTVIFANNDFTVKRVTGELLRADSRYNTYKYAGLPPGPINMPSIKAIDAVLNKEDNNYLYMCAKEDFSGYHNFAATVQEHNINAKKYREALNKRNIFR; encoded by the coding sequence ATGAAAACAAATCAGAACAATAAAAAAACACTTAAAGTTGCTGCTGTTATTTTAGCAATAGTATTGGCAGTTGGCGGATATTTCAGCTTCAAATTTTACAGCATTTATTTTGCGCCCAACGTTACCGCAAACCAAAAATATCTTTATGTAAAAACGGGCTTCGTATTTGAAGATTTGGTAACAGACCTTCGCAACAAAGAAGTATTAAATGACATAGGCAAATTTTGGGAGGCAGCAGAAAAAATGAACCTGCAAGGTGTACTAAAACCCGGGAAATATCGCCTAAAAGAAGGTATGAATAACCGTACCTTAATTAATATGCTTAAAGCTGGCAATCAGGAAGCGGTAAAACTGAAATTTCAGAACATTAGAAAAATTGATGGTTTAGCGAGTTTACTGGCCAAAAATTTAGAGCCCGACTCTGTAGCTTTTATGCGCTTATTAGACTCTGCCGCTTATGTAGAAAAATTTGGTTTCAACACCGAAACGGTGTATACCATGTTCATTCCAAATACTTACGAAATGTGGTGGAACACTTCTCCAGAGCAATTCTTTAAGAAAATGAATGATGAATACTTAAAATTCTGGAACGACGAACGTAGAAAAAAAGCAGCAGCTGTAGGTTTAGACCCTATTAAAGCGACTATTTTGGCCTCTATTGTAGATGCCGAAGCGTTATACGATAAAGAAATGCCTACCATTGCTGGTTTGTACCTAAACAGGTTAGAAAGAGGTATTTTATTGCAGGCAGACCCAACCGTAATTTTTGCCAATAATGATTTTACTGTAAAACGTGTTACTGGAGAGTTATTGAGGGCAGACTCGCGATACAACACTTACAAATATGCTGGCTTGCCTCCAGGCCCAATTAATATGCCAAGTATTAAAGCTATAGATGCAGTATTGAATAAGGAAGACAATAACTACCTATATATGTGCGCTAAAGAAGATTTTTCTGGCTACCATAACTTTGCGGCAACCGTACAAGAGCATAACATTAACGCCAAAAAATATAGAGAAGCCTTAAATAAAAGAAATATATTTAGATAA
- a CDS encoding MFS transporter — MKTYIKNYFKVYEGLSTPAWMLALVMLVNRSGAMVVPFLGVYMVKHLGFTLENAGVLLSCFGIGSVVGSSLGGWLTDKFGHFKVQMFSLTGIVPLFLLLPKLTTMPTLAAGILALSMVSDILRPANSVSLAYYSKPENVVRSFTLNRMALNLGFSIGPALGGFLAAISYDLLFYGNAFAATLAAIIFFVYFRNREGNTKEKTSTEEMAIAYKSPYKDMPFLVFTFLSILFAICFFQLLSTLPLYYREVYHLSEKNIGVILAYSGVVVFSLEMLIVHIAERRTTAANAIIVGVVCCGLAFASLLITHGIWLLYVSMFILCVSEMLAMPFMATVTLQRSNAKNRGAYMGLNSLSLSAGLIFAPYLGTKIAANYGFNVLWTGTGLLMLLTGVGFYFLMKRMRLKRDS, encoded by the coding sequence ATGAAAACCTACATCAAAAATTACTTTAAAGTTTACGAGGGGCTATCTACACCAGCTTGGATGTTGGCTTTGGTAATGCTGGTAAATAGAAGCGGAGCAATGGTAGTTCCCTTTTTAGGGGTTTATATGGTTAAGCATTTGGGCTTTACTTTAGAAAATGCCGGAGTTTTGTTAAGCTGTTTCGGTATAGGGTCGGTAGTTGGCTCTTCGTTGGGTGGTTGGCTTACCGATAAGTTTGGACATTTTAAAGTTCAAATGTTTAGTCTAACTGGAATAGTGCCACTGTTTTTATTGTTACCCAAATTAACAACAATGCCCACATTAGCTGCAGGCATTTTGGCTTTGAGTATGGTTAGTGATATTTTAAGACCGGCCAATTCTGTGTCTTTGGCCTATTATTCTAAACCAGAAAATGTAGTGAGAAGTTTTACGCTTAACAGGATGGCTTTAAATCTTGGGTTTTCTATAGGGCCGGCTTTGGGTGGCTTTTTAGCTGCTATTTCTTACGATTTACTTTTTTATGGAAATGCCTTTGCGGCAACTTTAGCAGCTATTATTTTTTTCGTTTACTTTAGAAATAGAGAAGGAAACACAAAAGAAAAAACGAGTACAGAAGAGATGGCAATTGCTTACAAGTCTCCGTATAAAGATATGCCATTTTTGGTTTTTACTTTTCTCAGCATTTTATTTGCGATTTGTTTTTTTCAATTGTTGAGCACCTTGCCACTTTATTATAGGGAGGTATACCATCTTTCTGAGAAAAATATAGGTGTAATTTTGGCTTACAGTGGGGTAGTGGTTTTTAGTTTAGAAATGCTGATTGTGCATATTGCCGAGCGAAGAACTACCGCTGCAAATGCCATTATTGTTGGAGTGGTTTGCTGTGGCTTGGCTTTCGCTTCTTTGTTAATTACCCATGGAATTTGGTTGCTGTATGTTTCTATGTTTATACTTTGCGTATCAGAAATGTTGGCGATGCCTTTTATGGCTACGGTTACCTTGCAGCGTTCTAATGCTAAAAATAGGGGTGCTTATATGGGGTTAAATTCTTTGTCGTTATCTGCTGGGTTAATTTTTGCACCTTATTTAGGAACTAAAATTGCTGCCAATTACGGTTTTAATGTACTTTGGACCGGAACTGGGCTTTTAATGTTGCTTACTGGTGTTGGCTTTTATTTTTTGATGAAGCGAATGAGGCTGAAAAGGGATAGTTAA
- the pyrE gene encoding orotate phosphoribosyltransferase translates to MYNKSDIELKVAEFLLQIKAIKLQPANPFTWASGWKSPIYCDNRITLSHPSVRTYIRQKLAQLIQEEYGAVDVIAGVATAGIPQGVLVAQELGLPFIYVRAKAKEHGTGSLIEGEVVEGQRVVVIEDLISTGKSSLQAVDALRNAGLSVAGLVAIFTYGFQQADDNFAAAKCRYSTLSNYKALIDYAAEHAIIAKSDMEFLNKWRENPSQWGQNETV, encoded by the coding sequence ATGTATAATAAAAGTGATATTGAATTAAAGGTAGCTGAATTTTTATTACAAATTAAAGCAATTAAATTACAACCTGCTAATCCATTTACTTGGGCATCGGGCTGGAAATCGCCTATCTATTGCGATAATCGCATAACCCTGTCTCATCCATCGGTAAGAACTTACATCCGTCAAAAACTGGCACAATTGATCCAAGAAGAATACGGAGCTGTAGATGTAATTGCTGGTGTAGCAACCGCAGGAATACCTCAAGGCGTATTGGTGGCGCAGGAATTGGGTTTACCTTTTATTTACGTAAGAGCTAAAGCAAAAGAACACGGAACCGGAAGCTTAATTGAAGGAGAAGTTGTAGAAGGCCAACGTGTTGTGGTAATCGAGGATTTAATTTCTACTGGAAAAAGCAGCTTACAAGCGGTAGATGCATTACGTAATGCTGGCCTTTCTGTAGCTGGTTTGGTTGCTATTTTTACCTATGGATTTCAACAAGCAGATGATAATTTTGCAGCTGCTAAATGCAGATATTCTACACTTTCTAATTACAAGGCGCTTATTGATTATGCTGCAGAGCATGCTATCATTGCAAAATCTGATATGGAATTTTTGAACAAGTGGCGTGAAAATCCATCTCAATGGGGACAAAACGAAACAGTTTAA
- a CDS encoding PASTA domain-containing protein — translation MGNLTEYLKTKSFRRNLIAAICTFFGLLLIAFFSLRYYTKHGDGLNVPNLKGLKIEDAISKLEGLGLRYEIDSVYIQDQPPGIVTDQDPDPETFVKDNRTIYLTVNTNQAPNVRFPDIEMKSLREAKSIIESYGLKLGDTTYKPDVARDVVLEVLFGGQQIRPGESLPKGSRISLVLGDGRGSEEVELPNLTGLTIDEAKFSLKGAMLTIGSITYEGTITDTANAVIISQFPLVADSVTKVRIGTPINLTLANKP, via the coding sequence ATGGGCAACCTTACCGAGTACCTTAAAACCAAATCGTTCAGAAGAAACTTAATTGCTGCGATTTGTACATTTTTTGGCCTACTATTAATTGCGTTCTTTAGTCTTCGTTATTACACCAAACACGGCGATGGCTTAAATGTACCGAACCTAAAAGGACTTAAAATTGAAGATGCTATTAGTAAACTAGAAGGATTAGGCTTACGTTACGAAATTGATTCGGTATATATCCAAGACCAGCCACCAGGAATAGTAACCGACCAAGACCCTGACCCAGAAACGTTTGTAAAAGACAATAGAACCATTTATTTAACGGTTAATACCAATCAAGCTCCTAATGTGAGGTTTCCAGATATAGAAATGAAATCACTCCGTGAGGCTAAATCTATTATAGAAAGCTATGGTTTAAAATTGGGAGATACTACCTACAAACCAGACGTAGCTAGAGATGTAGTTTTAGAAGTATTATTTGGCGGACAGCAAATTAGACCTGGAGAAAGCTTGCCAAAAGGATCAAGAATTAGCCTTGTATTAGGCGATGGACGTGGAAGCGAAGAAGTAGAATTGCCAAACTTAACTGGTTTAACTATAGACGAGGCTAAATTTTCTTTGAAAGGTGCCATGCTAACCATTGGCAGCATTACGTACGAAGGCACTATTACAGATACCGCTAACGCAGTAATTATTTCTCAATTTCCTTTAGTAGCCGATAGCGTAACCAAAGTTCGTATTGGCACACCAATTAACTTAACGCTAGCAAACAAACCGTAA
- a CDS encoding acyl-CoA thioesterase, whose product MFTYETQVKVRYAETDQMGVVYHGNYAQYYEIARTECFEACSGMTYASMEADGVMLPILELQSKYLKPALYNQVLTIKSIVKELPTVRLHVEYEIYNEAKELINIGKTTLVFVDKVTRRPCQPPENFMKNVRQYF is encoded by the coding sequence ATGTTTACCTACGAAACACAAGTAAAAGTTAGATACGCCGAAACCGATCAGATGGGTGTAGTTTACCACGGTAATTATGCCCAATATTACGAAATAGCAAGAACTGAGTGTTTTGAAGCCTGCTCTGGTATGACCTACGCCTCTATGGAAGCCGATGGTGTAATGTTGCCGATATTAGAGCTGCAATCTAAGTATTTAAAGCCTGCCTTGTACAATCAAGTATTAACGATAAAATCTATTGTAAAAGAACTTCCTACAGTTCGTTTACATGTAGAATATGAGATTTATAACGAAGCAAAAGAACTGATCAATATTGGCAAGACTACTTTGGTTTTCGTTGATAAAGTAACTCGTAGGCCTTGTCAGCCGCCAGAGAATTTCATGAAAAACGTAAGGCAATATTTTTGA
- the mtaB gene encoding tRNA (N(6)-L-threonylcarbamoyladenosine(37)-C(2))-methylthiotransferase MtaB has translation MKKVAFYTLGCKLNFSETSTIGRLFVDAGYRVVEFTDAADVYVINTCSVTDHADKKCRKVVKEALKYSPNAYITIVGCYAQLKPQEIAEIEGVDMVLGAAEKFRIVEFITDLTKQPKAVVHQQDIEKVNHNFIAAYSIGDRTRTFLKVQDGCDYPCTYCTIPLARGGSRSDTIENVLQKAQQIAASGVKEIVLTGVNLGDFGIREGQREDRFFDLVKALDEVEGIERIRISSIEPNLLSNDIIEFVATSKRFVPHFHIPLQSGSNKILGLMKRRYQRELYVDRVAKIKELMPNCCIGVDVIVGFPGETQEDFLDTYEFLNGLNISYLHVFTYSEREQTEAATMKGKVAGSTRFERNKMLHILSDKKRRAFYQSQIGTEAQVLFEDDQKNGFMHGFTKNYVKVKAKYDPVMVNELKNVKLVELTPEGEVEVEELQTVYAHH, from the coding sequence ATGAAAAAAGTTGCTTTCTATACACTTGGCTGTAAGTTGAATTTCTCTGAAACTTCGACCATTGGTAGGTTATTTGTTGATGCAGGCTATCGTGTGGTAGAGTTTACAGATGCTGCTGATGTGTATGTGATCAATACCTGTTCTGTAACAGATCACGCAGATAAGAAATGCCGAAAAGTAGTAAAAGAAGCACTTAAATACTCTCCAAATGCCTACATAACCATTGTAGGCTGTTATGCACAGCTAAAACCTCAAGAAATTGCCGAAATAGAAGGTGTAGATATGGTGCTAGGTGCGGCAGAAAAATTCCGTATAGTTGAATTTATTACCGATTTAACTAAGCAGCCTAAAGCGGTTGTGCATCAGCAAGATATTGAGAAAGTAAATCATAATTTTATTGCAGCTTATTCTATTGGCGATAGAACCCGCACTTTTTTGAAAGTTCAAGACGGTTGTGATTATCCTTGTACCTATTGCACCATTCCTTTAGCTCGTGGCGGTAGCCGAAGCGATACCATTGAAAACGTATTGCAAAAGGCGCAACAAATTGCTGCAAGTGGGGTTAAGGAGATTGTACTTACTGGCGTTAATCTTGGAGATTTTGGGATTAGAGAAGGTCAGCGTGAAGATCGTTTCTTTGATTTGGTAAAAGCACTGGATGAGGTAGAAGGTATCGAAAGAATTCGTATTTCATCTATAGAACCTAATTTGCTGAGCAATGATATCATCGAGTTTGTGGCCACTTCTAAACGTTTTGTACCTCACTTTCATATTCCGTTGCAATCTGGCTCTAACAAGATTTTGGGTTTAATGAAACGCCGCTATCAGCGAGAACTTTATGTAGATAGGGTAGCTAAAATTAAAGAGTTAATGCCTAACTGTTGTATCGGTGTAGACGTAATTGTGGGTTTTCCGGGCGAAACACAAGAAGATTTCTTGGATACTTATGAGTTTTTAAACGGCTTAAATATTTCTTATTTGCACGTATTTACTTACTCGGAGCGTGAGCAAACCGAAGCTGCAACTATGAAAGGTAAAGTAGCCGGAAGTACACGTTTTGAGCGCAATAAAATGCTTCATATCTTGTCTGATAAAAAGAGAAGAGCATTTTATCAATCGCAAATAGGTACAGAAGCTCAAGTGCTTTTTGAGGATGATCAGAAAAATGGCTTTATGCACGGCTTTACCAAAAACTATGTGAAAGTAAAGGCCAAATACGATCCGGTAATGGTTAACGAACTTAAAAATGTGAAGTTGGTTGAGCTTACTCCAGAAGGCGAAGTTGAAGTAGAAGAACTACAAACCGTTTACGCCCATCATTAA